A genomic stretch from Thermomonospora umbrina includes:
- a CDS encoding glutathione S-transferase family protein, producing MDMLNTVSGRFVRQANRFTEKITADASSGLPAEPDRYLLYVSYACPWAHRTLIVRHLLGLRDVIGVTVVDPIRDERGWRIPGGDPVTGVTHLSELYLATDPSFEGRYTVPCIWDTVTGRLVTNDFPAITTMMETQFTAYHREDAPDLYPVGLRPAIDEINALVYDSVNNGVYKAGFARSQEAYEEAVDRLFATLDLLEERLSRRRYLVGESLTEADVRLFPTLVRFDSAYHGHFKCNLRRLVDYEHLWAYTRDLYARPAFRETTDLDHIKRHYYGTHPHINPSGIVPKGPLIDWDAPHGRDDLR from the coding sequence ATGGACATGCTGAACACGGTCTCGGGACGGTTCGTCCGCCAGGCCAACCGCTTCACCGAGAAGATCACCGCCGACGCGTCGAGCGGCCTCCCCGCCGAGCCCGACCGCTACCTGCTGTACGTCTCCTACGCCTGCCCCTGGGCCCACCGCACCCTGATCGTCCGGCATCTGCTGGGCCTCCGGGACGTCATCGGCGTCACGGTGGTCGACCCGATCCGCGACGAGAGGGGCTGGCGCATCCCCGGCGGCGACCCCGTCACCGGCGTCACCCACCTGTCGGAGCTGTACCTGGCGACCGACCCGTCGTTCGAGGGCCGCTACACGGTGCCGTGCATCTGGGACACCGTCACCGGACGCCTCGTCACCAACGACTTCCCGGCCATCACCACCATGATGGAGACGCAGTTCACCGCGTACCACCGGGAGGACGCCCCCGACCTGTACCCGGTGGGGCTGCGCCCGGCGATCGACGAGATCAACGCGCTGGTGTACGACAGCGTCAACAACGGCGTCTACAAGGCCGGGTTCGCCCGGTCCCAGGAGGCGTACGAGGAGGCGGTCGACCGCCTCTTCGCCACCCTCGACCTGCTGGAGGAACGCCTGTCCCGGCGGCGTTACCTGGTCGGCGAGAGCCTCACCGAGGCCGACGTACGGCTGTTCCCGACGCTGGTGCGGTTCGACTCGGCCTACCACGGCCATTTCAAGTGCAACCTGCGCCGCCTCGTCGACTACGAGCACCTGTGGGCCTACACCCGCGACCTGTACGCCCGTCCGGCGTTCCGCGAGACCACCGACCTCGATCACATCAAGCGGCACTACTACGGAACGCATCCGCACATCAACCCGAGCGGCATCGTCCCCAAGGGCCCGCTCATCGACTGGGACGCCCCGCACGGGCGCGACGACCTCCGCTGA
- a CDS encoding PadR family transcriptional regulator, producing the protein MSPVFGHGRLRLYLLKMLEESPRHGYEVIRLLQDRFMGVYSPSPGTIYPRLARLESEGLVTHEVIKGKKVYSLTDQGRAELERRMDELAELEEEISASAQQFAREVQEDVRQTVRTLREELTQAARDMRERSRTAPKEAWRENKERQKDEWRRQKDHWREQRQAWKEEWRQNWDDAWRTATGTTEDIARVKLERALRKFVEDLRKSAQRSGLDEGDLAAIQSMLDQTADRIRDEILNRRRR; encoded by the coding sequence GTGAGTCCCGTCTTCGGCCACGGCCGCCTGCGGCTCTACCTGCTCAAGATGCTGGAGGAGAGCCCGCGGCACGGTTACGAGGTGATCCGGCTCCTGCAGGACCGGTTCATGGGCGTCTACTCCCCCTCGCCCGGGACCATCTACCCCCGGCTGGCCCGGCTGGAGTCCGAGGGGCTGGTCACCCATGAGGTGATCAAGGGCAAGAAGGTCTACTCGCTCACCGACCAGGGCCGCGCCGAGTTGGAGCGCCGGATGGACGAGCTGGCCGAGTTGGAGGAGGAGATCTCCGCCTCGGCCCAGCAGTTCGCCCGTGAGGTCCAGGAGGACGTCCGGCAGACCGTTCGCACGCTGCGGGAGGAGCTCACGCAGGCGGCCCGCGACATGCGTGAGCGGAGCCGGACCGCCCCCAAGGAGGCGTGGCGGGAGAACAAGGAGCGGCAGAAGGACGAGTGGCGCCGGCAGAAGGACCACTGGCGCGAGCAGCGGCAGGCGTGGAAGGAGGAGTGGCGGCAGAACTGGGACGACGCCTGGCGTACCGCCACCGGCACCACGGAGGACATCGCCCGCGTCAAGCTGGAACGGGCGCTGCGCAAGTTCGTGGAGGACCTCCGCAAGAGCGCCCAGCGCAGCGGCCTCGACGAAGGGGACCTGGCGGCGATCCAGTCGATGCTCGACCAGACCGCCGACCGCATCCGCGACGAGATCCTGAACCGCCGTCGCCGCTGA
- a CDS encoding sirohydrochlorin chelatase, which translates to MTPDSDVPPENEGPELLPARRRRPRRGGRHRGAESYALPPGAPALIVAVPGPSAPPVPVVTPPDLTGGPGAPGFPETPGPGGPPMAAGVAGALALLTEHSHTGRPVVLGHLDGTEATLGAALVAAATAPDRAPDMPPAVVVPLLTGPDPEIDARVRRAVAASRVPAVIAEPLGPHPLMAQALHERLTEAGLARADRIRMMTTVTVAGGVVIVVPGGPAAVREAEVSAVLLASRLAVPAAAASLEDAPGAVGPAEAASRLRAAGATHVAFAPCVIGPEADPSRLAVLSKLAADTGAGLAPAVGGHPVLAQLIALRYVEALEKALGQTPAR; encoded by the coding sequence GTGACCCCTGACAGCGACGTGCCTCCCGAGAACGAGGGCCCCGAGCTCCTGCCGGCCCGGCGACGCAGGCCCCGCCGCGGCGGCCGACACCGCGGCGCCGAGTCCTACGCGCTCCCGCCCGGCGCCCCCGCGCTGATCGTCGCGGTGCCCGGTCCGTCGGCCCCGCCCGTCCCCGTCGTCACCCCGCCCGACCTCACCGGGGGCCCCGGCGCGCCCGGGTTCCCGGAGACGCCGGGCCCGGGCGGCCCCCCGATGGCCGCGGGCGTCGCCGGCGCGCTCGCCCTGCTGACCGAGCACTCGCACACCGGCCGCCCGGTCGTGCTGGGCCACCTGGACGGCACCGAGGCCACCCTGGGCGCGGCCCTGGTCGCCGCGGCGACGGCGCCCGATCGCGCGCCGGACATGCCGCCGGCCGTGGTGGTCCCGCTGCTCACCGGTCCCGACCCCGAGATCGACGCCAGGGTGCGGCGGGCGGTCGCCGCCTCCCGCGTGCCCGCCGTGATCGCCGAGCCGCTGGGCCCGCACCCGCTGATGGCGCAGGCGCTGCACGAGCGGCTGACCGAGGCCGGTCTGGCCCGTGCCGACCGCATCCGCATGATGACCACCGTCACCGTGGCCGGCGGCGTGGTCATCGTCGTCCCCGGCGGCCCCGCCGCCGTGCGGGAGGCCGAGGTCAGCGCGGTGCTGCTGGCGTCCCGGCTGGCGGTCCCGGCCGCCGCCGCCTCCCTGGAGGACGCCCCGGGCGCCGTGGGCCCCGCCGAGGCCGCGAGCCGGTTGCGCGCGGCGGGGGCGACCCATGTCGCGTTCGCCCCGTGCGTGATCGGGCCGGAGGCCGACCCCTCCCGGCTGGCCGTGCTGTCCAAGCTGGCCGCCGACACGGGCGCGGGTCTGGCGCCGGCGGTGGGGGGCCATCCGGTGCTCGCCCAACTGATCGCCCTGCGGTACGTGGAGGCCCTGGAGAAGGCACTGGGCCAGACCCCGGCCCGCTGA
- a CDS encoding AIM24 family protein, with protein sequence MRSSFFGNMEQAQLPGHFALQNTKMLRIHLNGDVLARQGSMVAFQGQMEFDYEGSGGVGRFLKKALTGEGVPTMRVKGQGLLFVANDADDIHLFYLENETLTVNGANILAYDAHLQSDIQRVQGAGIAAGGLFNTTLTGSGWVAITAHGTPVMLDTGRAPTFVDGQSAICWSAGLQVGVNKTFKAGALIGRGSGEAMQLAFQGQGFVLVQASEGPTVPAHTH encoded by the coding sequence ATGCGCAGTTCCTTCTTCGGCAACATGGAGCAGGCCCAGCTCCCCGGGCACTTCGCCCTGCAGAACACCAAGATGCTCCGCATCCACCTCAACGGCGACGTGCTCGCCCGCCAGGGGTCGATGGTGGCCTTCCAGGGCCAGATGGAGTTCGACTACGAGGGCTCCGGCGGCGTCGGCCGCTTCCTCAAAAAGGCCCTGACCGGCGAGGGCGTGCCCACCATGCGCGTCAAGGGCCAGGGCCTGCTCTTCGTGGCCAACGACGCCGACGACATCCACCTGTTCTACCTGGAGAACGAGACCCTCACGGTCAACGGCGCCAACATCCTCGCCTACGACGCGCACCTGCAGTCCGACATCCAGCGGGTGCAGGGCGCGGGCATCGCGGCCGGCGGCCTGTTCAACACCACGCTGACCGGCAGCGGCTGGGTGGCGATCACCGCGCACGGCACCCCCGTGATGCTCGACACGGGTCGGGCCCCCACGTTCGTGGACGGCCAGTCGGCCATCTGCTGGAGCGCCGGTCTGCAGGTCGGGGTCAACAAGACCTTCAAGGCGGGCGCGCTGATCGGCCGGGGCAGCGGCGAGGCCATGCAGTTGGCCTTCCAGGGCCAGGGCTTCGTGCTCGTGCAGGCCAGCGAGGGTCCGACGGTCCCCGCGCACACGCACTGA
- a CDS encoding multifunctional oxoglutarate decarboxylase/oxoglutarate dehydrogenase thiamine pyrophosphate-binding subunit/dihydrolipoyllysine-residue succinyltransferase subunit — protein MSTESSRTSADPRTPDFGANEWLVDELYQKYLEDPNSVDQAWWNFFADYQPGSRPAATQPAAVTPPAPAAAPAANGPAARSAAPAAPAPAAPAAPATRAAPAAKDGKAKAKPGAPAVPAGAEEVRLKGVAARTVTNMEASLEVPTATSVRAVPAKLLIDNRIVINNHLKRGRGGKVSFTHLIGFAIVRALRSMPEMNASYTEVDGKPVLVRPEHVNLGLAIDVKKDDGQRQLVVPSIKAAETLDFRQFWAAYEEVVRKARGNKLTLDDFQGTTISLTNPGTIGTVHSVPRLMPGQGTIIGVGAMEYPAEFAGASSETLSRMGISKIMTLTSTYDHRIIQGAQSGDFLRRVHALLLGEDGFYDEIFEALRIPYEPVRWVKDISASHDEDVAKVARVHELIHAYRVRGHLMADTDPLEYRQRRHPDLDILEHGLTLWDLEREFATGGFGGQATMKLRDILGVLRGSYCRTVGIEYMHIQDPEERAWIQERVEVPHDKPDREEQLHILRRLNSAEAFETFLQTKFVGQKRFSLEGGESLIPLLDAVIGDAAGSHLDEVVIGMAHRGRLNVLANIVGKSYAQIFGEFEGNLDPRSAQGSGDVKYHLGAEGDFVAADGSKIRTSLTANPSHLEAVNPVLEGVVRAKQDILDVGEAGFTVLPVLIHGDAAFAGQGVVAETLNLSQLRGYRTGGTVHVVVNNQVGFTTAPEYSRSSVYATDVARMIQAPIFHVNGDDPEACARVARLAFEYRQAFKKDVVIDMICYRRRGHNETDNPSFTQPLMYDLIDAKRSVRKLYTEALIGRGDITVEEAEQALRDYQEQLERAFTETREALAKPPEPGSVVRPGPEDTGPIDHTAAGSAIPHEVVKRIIDSQVSLPDGFTVHPRLQPILQRRAQMIVDDSVDWGTGELLALGSLLMDGHPVRLVGQDSRRGTFGQRHAVLVDRKNGEEYTPLKQFGQGVSKFYVHDSLLSEFAAVGFEYGYSLTRPDALVAWEAQFGDFVNGAQSIIDEFVSSGEQKWGQRSSLTMLLPHGYEGQGPDHSSARIERFLQMCAQDNMTVAYPTTAANYFHLLRWQVLSDRRKPLIVFTPKSLLRHKGAGSPVTEITSGAFQPVIPERAPLDPAGVRRVLITTGKIYYDVAATRDKQGATDTAIIRLERLYPLPLEEIRAELAKYRPDAELVVVQDEPANQGAWPYLALTLAPRLEGRPLGLVSRLASSSPAVGSAKMHAVEQEAILSDLFGE, from the coding sequence GTGTCGACAGAGTCGTCGCGTACCAGTGCCGACCCAAGGACTCCAGACTTCGGTGCCAACGAGTGGCTGGTGGACGAGCTGTACCAGAAGTACCTCGAGGACCCGAACTCCGTGGACCAGGCCTGGTGGAACTTCTTCGCCGACTACCAGCCGGGCTCACGGCCGGCCGCGACACAGCCGGCGGCCGTGACCCCGCCCGCGCCCGCCGCCGCGCCGGCGGCCAACGGCCCGGCCGCCCGGTCCGCCGCGCCCGCCGCGCCCGCCCCGGCGGCTCCGGCCGCCCCGGCGACACGCGCGGCCCCGGCGGCCAAGGACGGTAAGGCCAAGGCCAAGCCGGGCGCGCCCGCCGTGCCGGCGGGCGCCGAGGAGGTCAGGCTGAAGGGGGTGGCCGCCCGCACGGTCACCAACATGGAGGCCAGCCTCGAGGTCCCCACCGCCACCAGCGTCCGCGCGGTGCCGGCCAAGCTGCTCATCGACAACCGCATCGTCATCAACAACCACCTCAAGCGCGGCCGCGGCGGCAAGGTGTCGTTCACGCACCTGATCGGCTTCGCCATCGTGCGCGCGCTGCGGTCGATGCCGGAGATGAACGCCAGCTACACCGAGGTGGACGGCAAGCCGGTGCTGGTGCGGCCCGAGCACGTCAACCTGGGCCTGGCCATCGACGTCAAGAAGGACGACGGCCAGCGCCAGTTGGTGGTGCCCAGCATCAAGGCCGCCGAGACCCTCGACTTCCGCCAGTTCTGGGCGGCCTACGAGGAGGTCGTCCGCAAGGCGCGCGGCAACAAGCTGACGCTCGACGACTTCCAGGGCACCACGATCAGCCTGACCAACCCCGGCACCATCGGCACGGTCCACTCCGTGCCGCGGCTCATGCCGGGCCAGGGCACGATCATCGGCGTCGGCGCCATGGAGTACCCGGCCGAGTTCGCCGGGGCGTCGTCGGAGACGCTGTCCCGGATGGGGATCAGCAAGATCATGACGCTGACCTCCACCTACGACCACCGGATCATCCAGGGCGCCCAGTCCGGCGACTTCCTGCGCCGGGTGCACGCGCTGCTGCTGGGCGAGGACGGCTTCTACGACGAGATCTTCGAGGCGCTGCGCATCCCGTACGAGCCGGTGCGCTGGGTCAAGGACATCTCCGCCTCCCACGACGAGGACGTCGCCAAGGTCGCCCGCGTCCACGAGCTGATCCACGCCTACCGGGTCCGCGGTCACCTGATGGCCGACACCGACCCGCTGGAGTACCGCCAGCGCCGTCACCCCGACCTGGACATCCTCGAGCACGGCCTCACCCTGTGGGACCTGGAGCGCGAGTTCGCCACCGGCGGCTTCGGCGGCCAGGCCACCATGAAGCTGCGCGACATCCTGGGCGTGCTGCGCGGCTCGTACTGCCGCACCGTCGGCATCGAGTACATGCACATCCAGGACCCGGAGGAGCGCGCCTGGATCCAGGAGCGCGTCGAGGTCCCGCACGACAAGCCCGACCGCGAGGAGCAGCTCCACATCCTGCGGCGGCTCAACAGCGCCGAGGCGTTCGAGACGTTCCTGCAGACCAAGTTCGTCGGTCAGAAGCGGTTCTCGCTGGAGGGCGGCGAGTCGCTGATCCCGCTGCTGGACGCGGTGATCGGTGACGCGGCCGGGTCGCACCTCGACGAGGTCGTCATCGGCATGGCGCACCGCGGCCGGCTGAACGTGCTCGCCAACATCGTCGGCAAGTCGTACGCGCAGATCTTCGGCGAGTTCGAGGGCAACCTCGACCCCCGCAGCGCGCAGGGCTCCGGCGACGTCAAGTACCACCTGGGCGCCGAGGGCGACTTCGTGGCCGCCGACGGCTCCAAGATCCGCACCTCGCTGACCGCCAACCCCTCGCACCTGGAGGCGGTCAACCCGGTGCTGGAGGGCGTCGTCCGCGCCAAGCAGGACATCCTGGACGTCGGTGAGGCGGGCTTCACCGTCCTGCCGGTGCTGATCCACGGCGACGCCGCGTTCGCCGGGCAGGGCGTGGTCGCCGAGACCCTCAACCTGTCCCAGTTGCGCGGCTACCGCACCGGCGGCACCGTGCACGTCGTGGTCAACAACCAGGTCGGCTTCACCACCGCGCCGGAGTACTCGCGCTCCAGCGTGTACGCCACCGACGTGGCCCGGATGATCCAGGCGCCGATCTTCCACGTGAACGGCGACGACCCCGAGGCGTGCGCCCGGGTGGCCCGACTGGCCTTCGAGTACCGGCAGGCGTTCAAGAAGGACGTCGTGATCGACATGATCTGCTACCGGCGCCGGGGCCACAACGAGACCGACAACCCCTCGTTCACCCAGCCGCTGATGTACGACCTGATCGACGCCAAGCGCTCGGTGCGCAAGCTCTACACCGAGGCGCTGATCGGCCGTGGCGACATCACCGTCGAGGAGGCCGAGCAGGCCCTCCGCGACTACCAGGAGCAGCTCGAACGGGCCTTCACCGAGACCCGCGAGGCGTTGGCCAAGCCCCCCGAGCCCGGCTCGGTGGTCCGCCCCGGGCCCGAGGACACCGGCCCGATCGACCACACGGCCGCCGGCTCGGCCATCCCCCACGAGGTCGTCAAGCGGATCATCGACTCGCAGGTCAGCCTGCCCGACGGTTTCACCGTGCACCCGCGGCTCCAGCCGATCCTGCAGCGCCGCGCCCAGATGATCGTGGACGACTCGGTCGACTGGGGCACCGGCGAACTCCTGGCCCTCGGCTCCCTGCTGATGGACGGCCACCCGGTCCGCCTGGTCGGCCAGGACAGCCGGCGCGGCACGTTCGGCCAGCGGCACGCCGTGCTGGTGGACCGCAAGAACGGCGAGGAGTACACCCCGCTCAAGCAGTTCGGCCAGGGCGTGTCGAAGTTCTACGTGCACGACTCGCTGCTCAGCGAGTTCGCGGCGGTGGGCTTCGAGTACGGCTACTCGCTGACCCGCCCGGACGCGCTGGTGGCCTGGGAGGCCCAGTTCGGCGACTTCGTCAACGGCGCCCAATCGATCATCGACGAGTTCGTGTCGTCGGGCGAGCAGAAGTGGGGTCAGCGCTCCTCGCTGACGATGCTGCTCCCGCACGGGTACGAGGGCCAGGGCCCGGACCACTCCTCCGCCCGGATCGAGCGGTTCCTGCAGATGTGCGCGCAGGACAACATGACGGTCGCCTACCCGACCACCGCGGCCAACTACTTCCACCTGCTGCGCTGGCAGGTGCTGTCGGACCGCCGCAAGCCGCTGATCGTGTTCACCCCCAAGTCGCTGCTGCGGCACAAGGGCGCGGGCTCCCCCGTCACGGAGATCACCTCCGGCGCGTTCCAGCCGGTGATCCCCGAGCGGGCACCGCTCGACCCGGCCGGCGTCCGACGCGTCCTGATCACCACCGGCAAGATCTACTACGACGTGGCCGCCACCCGCGACAAGCAGGGCGCCACCGACACGGCGATCATCCGCCTCGAGCGCCTCTACCCGCTGCCGCTCGAGGAGATCCGCGCCGAACTGGCCAAGTACCGCCCCGACGCCGAGCTGGTCGTCGTCCAGGACGAGCCCGCCAACCAGGGCGCCTGGCCCTACCTGGCGCTCACCCTGGCACCGCGCCTGGAGGGCCGCCCCCTGGGCCTGGTCTCCCGCCTCGCCAGCTCCTCCCCCGCGGTGGGCTCCGCCAAGATGCACGCCGTCGAGCAGGAAGCCATCCTGTCCGACCTCTTCGGCGAGTAG
- a CDS encoding dihydrodipicolinate reductase: MRGGPPRPYRVVQWATGALGRSAIRAVLERPDMELAGARVYDPAKIGKDAAVLAGRDPVGVPATGDLSGVLELDADCVIFAPQSGIFGIDRDAGLETVCELLASGLNVVSVVGLVYPPAHGPDLVGELERACKAGGTTVHGCGVNPGFMADLMPVMLSRLSRRISHVYARECSDFSGHPSWRMVHRMVGFGKSEEGYLAGLRVARPTMKAGFAESLHLVAAALGVTLDEIECDVAYRLAGEDLDIAAGRIPRGTVAASRWTFNGMVDGQPFVMAEAIYKADASRIGDWGDPGYSVRVCGRPSITLTTDEDWVTNGIAAAAAHAVNSVPAVCGAEPGIRTYLDLPLVAGRAAPPRRPR; this comes from the coding sequence ATGCGCGGAGGTCCCCCACGGCCGTACCGGGTCGTGCAGTGGGCGACGGGCGCACTCGGACGCAGCGCCATCCGGGCCGTCCTGGAACGGCCGGACATGGAACTGGCCGGCGCGCGGGTCTACGATCCCGCCAAGATCGGCAAGGACGCCGCCGTGCTGGCCGGGCGCGATCCCGTCGGGGTCCCCGCCACCGGCGACCTGTCCGGCGTGCTGGAGCTGGACGCCGACTGCGTCATCTTCGCCCCCCAGAGCGGCATCTTCGGCATCGACCGCGACGCCGGGCTGGAGACCGTCTGCGAACTGCTGGCCTCGGGCCTGAACGTGGTCTCCGTCGTCGGTCTGGTCTACCCGCCCGCGCACGGCCCCGACCTGGTCGGCGAGCTGGAGCGCGCCTGCAAGGCCGGCGGGACGACCGTGCACGGCTGCGGGGTCAACCCCGGCTTCATGGCCGACCTGATGCCGGTGATGCTGTCCCGGCTGTCGCGCCGGATCAGCCACGTGTACGCCCGGGAGTGCTCGGACTTCTCCGGGCATCCTTCGTGGCGGATGGTCCACCGCATGGTCGGATTCGGCAAGTCCGAGGAGGGCTACCTCGCCGGGCTGCGGGTCGCCCGGCCCACCATGAAGGCGGGCTTCGCCGAGAGCCTGCACCTGGTCGCCGCCGCGCTCGGCGTCACCCTGGACGAGATCGAATGCGACGTGGCGTACCGGCTCGCCGGCGAGGACCTCGACATCGCCGCCGGGCGCATCCCGCGCGGCACCGTGGCCGCCAGCCGCTGGACGTTCAACGGCATGGTGGACGGGCAGCCGTTCGTGATGGCCGAGGCCATCTACAAGGCCGACGCCTCCCGCATCGGCGACTGGGGCGACCCCGGTTACTCGGTCCGGGTCTGCGGCCGGCCCTCGATCACGCTGACCACCGACGAGGACTGGGTGACCAACGGCATCGCCGCCGCCGCCGCGCACGCCGTCAACTCCGTCCCCGCCGTGTGCGGGGCCGAGCCCGGCATCCGCACCTACCTCGACCTCCCCCTCGTCGCCGGCCGCGCCGCGCCGCCGCGCCGCCCCCGCTGA
- a CDS encoding DUF4097 family beta strand repeat-containing protein, translating into MSRWTIDEATTLEFDGVVALKATLIAGGISVLAGDAPSLRVGEVTGPPLEIGHEAGILTIGHERTLERMLGWLRDRKAGAAITVTVPRDCPVQLNLVTADAVVSGLNARTVIRSASGDVTLDGVVGDIDAHTVSGRIEAQGLEGAVGFTSVSGDLALAGGALDRLGAHTVSGRVAVDMTLVGDRDLSINTVSGEVALRLPESTSAQVVLTSAAGRIATSFPGLTRTERPVARNVIGTLGNGTGHLIVNTVSGGVTLLSRPDDPTDPTDEHLGVED; encoded by the coding sequence ATGTCGCGTTGGACGATCGACGAAGCGACGACTCTGGAGTTCGACGGCGTGGTCGCCCTGAAGGCCACCCTCATCGCGGGCGGCATCTCCGTGCTGGCCGGCGACGCCCCGTCCCTGCGGGTCGGCGAGGTCACCGGGCCGCCCCTGGAGATCGGCCATGAGGCCGGGATCCTGACCATCGGACACGAACGCACCCTGGAGCGGATGCTGGGCTGGCTCCGCGACCGCAAGGCCGGCGCGGCCATCACCGTGACGGTGCCCCGCGACTGCCCCGTTCAGCTCAACCTCGTCACCGCCGACGCCGTCGTCAGCGGGCTGAACGCCCGTACCGTCATCAGGAGCGCGTCCGGCGACGTCACGCTCGACGGTGTGGTCGGCGACATCGACGCCCACACCGTCTCCGGCCGGATCGAGGCCCAGGGACTGGAGGGCGCGGTCGGCTTCACCTCCGTCTCCGGCGACCTCGCGCTGGCCGGGGGCGCCCTCGACCGGCTGGGCGCCCACACCGTCAGCGGCCGGGTCGCCGTCGACATGACCCTGGTCGGCGACCGCGACCTGTCGATCAACACCGTCTCCGGCGAGGTCGCGCTGCGGCTCCCGGAGTCCACCTCCGCCCAGGTGGTCCTCACCTCGGCGGCCGGCCGGATCGCGACCTCGTTCCCCGGGCTGACCCGCACGGAACGCCCGGTGGCGCGGAACGTGATCGGCACCCTCGGAAACGGGACCGGCCACCTGATCGTCAACACCGTGTCGGGCGGCGTCACCCTGCTCAGCAGACCCGACGACCCGACCGACCCGACCGACGAACACCTCGGAGTGGAGGATTGA
- a CDS encoding SDR family oxidoreductase, translating into MSELRYDGRVAVVTGAGHGLGRQHALELAARGAKVVVNDLGGDRTGSGASSGPAQQVVDEIVKNGGEAVANPDNVATVEGAEAIVRTALDAFGKVDIVVNNAGILRDKSFKNMTPEEFDAVIAVHLRGSFLVSSAAWSHLRDQGFGRIVNTSSPAGLFGNFGQANYATAKMGLVGFTKTLAHEGAKYGIKANAIAPVAWTRMTEDLLPADFAGALGVDRVTPLVAYLAHEDNQASGEVYTVGGGRIARIIVAEGPGWVQKDGFDVEDVAANWEQINAQDPFTVPGNVGDQMLPLIQALQ; encoded by the coding sequence ATGTCGGAACTGCGCTACGACGGGCGGGTCGCGGTGGTCACCGGTGCGGGCCACGGCCTCGGCCGTCAGCACGCCCTCGAGCTCGCCGCGCGCGGCGCCAAGGTCGTGGTGAACGACCTGGGCGGGGACCGCACCGGTTCCGGGGCCTCCAGCGGCCCGGCCCAGCAGGTCGTCGACGAGATCGTCAAGAACGGGGGCGAGGCCGTCGCCAACCCCGACAACGTGGCCACCGTCGAGGGCGCCGAGGCCATCGTGCGGACCGCGCTGGACGCGTTCGGCAAGGTCGACATCGTCGTCAACAACGCCGGCATCCTGCGCGACAAGTCGTTCAAGAACATGACGCCCGAGGAGTTCGACGCGGTCATCGCCGTGCACCTGCGCGGCTCGTTCCTGGTGTCCTCCGCCGCCTGGTCGCACCTGCGCGACCAGGGCTTCGGCCGCATCGTCAACACCTCCTCCCCGGCCGGGCTGTTCGGCAACTTCGGGCAGGCCAACTACGCCACCGCCAAGATGGGGCTGGTCGGGTTCACCAAGACGCTGGCCCACGAGGGCGCCAAGTACGGCATCAAGGCCAACGCCATCGCCCCCGTCGCGTGGACCCGGATGACCGAGGACCTGCTCCCCGCCGACTTCGCCGGGGCGCTCGGCGTGGACCGGGTGACGCCGCTGGTGGCCTACCTGGCGCACGAGGACAACCAGGCCAGCGGCGAGGTGTACACCGTCGGCGGCGGTCGGATCGCCCGGATCATCGTGGCCGAGGGCCCGGGCTGGGTGCAGAAGGACGGCTTCGACGTCGAGGACGTGGCCGCCAACTGGGAGCAGATCAACGCCCAGGACCCGTTCACCGTGCCGGGGAACGTCGGCGACCAGATGCTCCCCCTGATCCAGGCCCTCCAGTAG
- a CDS encoding DUF6104 family protein translates to MYFTDRGIEELSERRGTEQVSIDWVAERLREFVDLNPEFETPVERLATWLARLDDEDEDEDD, encoded by the coding sequence GTGTACTTCACCGACCGCGGTATCGAGGAACTGTCCGAGCGACGCGGAACCGAGCAGGTCAGCATCGACTGGGTGGCCGAACGACTGCGCGAGTTCGTGGATTTGAACCCCGAGTTCGAGACCCCCGTCGAACGCCTGGCCACTTGGCTGGCCCGCCTCGACGACGAGGACGAGGACGAGGACGACTGA